The sequence TATCCACAGGTCTAGTGAAGCAATCAGGCTAtctgaataaaattattagctCTTGAgtggattttatttttactgttCTAAGCATCTATTTACTTCTCCAATTTGTTACAGAGATATCAAGCCTGATAATCTGCTACTCGACAGAAGCGGTCACATGAAACTATCAGATTTTGGATTGTGTAAGCCATTAGACTGTAGTATTCTTCAGGAAAAAGATTTCATAGTTGCACACAACGTTAGTGGGGCTCTACAAAGTGATGGCCGCCCTGTGGCACCAAGACGCACCCGCTCGCAAATGGAACAACTGCAAAACTGGCAGAGAAATAGAAGGATGCTTGTGAGTTTATGTTATACAAATCattcttttcttgttctgaGATGTCCACTTATGCAAGATTGAGCAAACAGTCATTAGTCATTACTTTACTAATCTTAGGAAGTCTTTTCTCTCCGTTGGTATATAAGTTTTCTGTTCaaatacattttattaagtGAAATAATATCATTTACAGGCTTATTCTACAGTTGGAACTCCTGACTATATTGCTCCAGAAGTTTTGTTGAAGAAAGGATATGGCATGGAATGTGATTGGTAGGTGCAGCAAACTTGTTGcgcttgttctgttttgtttctttaattcagaatagttgttgttgatgaattctttttggggttttttaTTCCCTTAGGTGGTCTCTCGGTGCGATCATGTATGAAATGCTTGTGGGATTTCCACCATTTTATTCAGATGAGCCAATGACAACTTGTAGAAAGGTATCCAATCCTCACTTTAACTAACTTCCATTAATCTTAAAGTTTTGAATTCGATTTAGTTCTTGATATTCTAATGATGCGTCTATGGTAATATGTGCAGTCGCCTACCTTTTAACCTTTCATCTCTGaatatcttcttgttctttcttctaATGCAGATAGTAAACTggagaaattatttaaaattcccGGATGAGGTTAGGCTATCACCAGAAGCCAAGgatcttatttgtaaacttttatgCAACGTAGAACAAAGGCTTGGAACAAAAGGAGCGAATGAAATTAAGGTGCTTTGTGCTTTAAGATTTGAAGGTCCCTTGTCTGAAGACTCTTGATAAATGATGCCTATTAAACGCTTTTTGTTGGCATTGGTTATAGGAACACCCTTGGTTCAGAGGTGTCGAATGGGAAAAATTGTATCAAATGAAGGCTGCTTTTATTCCCAAAGTCAATGACGAGTTGGACACTCAAAATTTCGAAAAATTTGAAGAGGTAAAAAACTAAATGTTCCTATCAGAAAAATGGTTTAAATATCTTGATAATGGCACTGGTCCAGTGATGGGTATGCAGCTGTTGATATAGAACTTAATATAAAATCTTCTGTAACAGACTGACAAGCAAGTTCCGAAGATGTCAAAATCAGGTCCATGGAGAAAGGTACAAATTTTGCTTGCTTCCATGCTTATATGCAATGTGTTGTCAGTAGCATTCTTAACATTAAaatgtctttgtttgtttttttgtatctcCAGATGCTCTCATCCAAAGACATTAACTTTGTGGGTTATACTTACAAGAACGTTGAAATCGTAAATGATGATCAGTTACCAGGGATAGGTAGAATCACACTTACATAACTGATTTGACTTGTAACAAAAACATATCCCATGTTTGCTCGGTTCTTATCGATGTTGTGTTTACTGTTGCAGctgagctgaagaagaagagtacaaAGCCAAAGCGACCATCAATTAAATCCTTATTTGGTAAATGCAATACTGAAAACCAATACATAGATAACATTATTACAATGTTTTTGTCAGTTCAATTTGTCAGAGTTGCctgatatattatataatatggtttttagctctaaccaaaaaaaacatttcacagAGGATGAATCAGCCAGTAGCACAACAAGTCACCAAGGAAGCTTCTTGAAACTCTTGCCAACGCAGATCGAAGTCCCAGAGAAAGAAGGCAAATCCAGCTCATTTAGTGAAACCCTATCATCCTCTGCCGCGCGTTTCGACAATGCCACAGCCTAAAACCACCAGACTCTTTGCTACACAACAAAAGAAGGTTTGAGGTGGTGGCAGATTCATCATGGTTGGAGAAAGTACAGTTTCCCCTTTGGGAAATggattgtttgattgttgataGAGTGACCTTTATAAAGGATTTGTTCAACATAGGGATAATGTTTTGGgttcatatcttcttcttgttcaaaaggttattttttttatctgaagcaaaaagaaaagtaaatattcCTCTTTCAGAAAAATGGGTTtcatttgtttgattgttttgtttgtttgggacTTGGGAGTAATCAAATTTGGTTTGTACCATACAGTTTCTATAATTACAGAGGAGATTGTTTATTTCCTCTCCTACACACTATCTCATGAATTTGAATTGGTTTGATTGCAATGTACGTTTTTGGTTTGGTATTTTTGTACCGGTTATTATAGCCACGTGTTCCGAAATTTCATAGTATTAGGCCAGGCGGTCTGGCCCAGATACATTCTCAAGGCCCAGTCAGTTTCTCAATAAATTATGGAACATTAAAGAAGAACCGACGGCACAGAGCAGAATCTGAGTCTGTGTATTTGAATCTTCCCGAAGAGCTTCTGCGAAATCTCTGAAAAGATGCAGGTATGTTTTCTTCGATTCGAAACcctagttttgtttcttgttcttctttatcTCCAATTTCATACGATTTCTTGAAGATTAAACTATGAACAGCTGAAATCTGGGAATAATTTgccttttagtttttatttataaaggttaggtttttgttatgaaatctctcactttttgtttttgtgggtGTTTGTGCAGGCGAGTGATAGGTTTAACATAAATTCTCAGCTTGAGCATCTTCAAGCTAAGTATGCTGGTACGGGTCATGCGGATTTGAGCagattgtaagttttttttttttttttttcttcaggatTCTGGATTTGTGGACTAATTggttatttttgtatgtttatgtgGTAGTGAATGGGCTGTGAACATTCAGCGTGATAGTTATGCTTCATACATTGGTCACTACCCAATGCTTTCTTACTTTGCAATCGCTGAGAACGAATCAATTGGTCGAGAACGCTACAACTTCATGCAGGTTTCTTGCTTCTCGTGTAGTTTCATGTCAAGAATCATATTGAAATTGTTAATGTGTTAGTGTCTTAAGGGACAGGAAGAATCAGGGTTAGGATTTATGATTCTAGGTTTTTATAGCTGATGAGGGTTTGTTTCTAATGGTTATGATATGTTTAGTTTTCGTCTGGCTCCTTTTTGCAAGATTGTGTCTATGCAATATGTATATACTCTCCGTTGCTTCATTCTTTTTACTTTCCATTGTACCCTCAAGATTCAGTCACTTTGCTTATAGCTTTTACTTAAGTTTAGGCAGCTCTATTAGGTTACTTGGCTATAGCATTGCTGATCAATAGACATCCTCCTTCTATGGGTTACAATCAGTTTAAAGGGTAGAAATTAGTTCATGATGTCTCGCACCAAAGTTTGCAACTGAGTTACTAGTTTAACCTAACAAGGGAATATATTAGAGACAATGGAGATTTGGAACTCCTAATAGACTGACATTGCAAGGCGGAATTAGATCTTTCCCTTCTAATCCATTCTACAAACTCGTCTCTGATTCAGAATAATGTCAATCTCATGTTTTCCCGTTTGGCTAATAACTCCaaaattctttgattttttttttgcagaaaatgCTTTTACCTTGCGGCCTTCCTCCAGAAAGAGAAGACGAGTAAGAGAGCTTGCAAGTGTGTCTGTTTGTGTGGCATTTGGAATCAGGAAACATTCTATCATTCTACTTCTTAGCACTCCTCTTCTTTCGTCAATGTAATTGCCAAAAaggcttcttcttgtttctagtTCATAATGCAGTTCTTGATTTTAGTATTCCGAATTGGTTGATACTTTGATACCAACATGATCGAAACTTTTGTACTTGGTTATAAAATAGTCTTCTTGATACAATTGTGTCACCTCAGTTCCTGAATGAAAAATTCAGTCTTTTTGCTATTCATTTAAAAAGTTGGAGTTTTTAAATAGATGaccaacaaataaaaatcaaacctttgttgtttgttaatggTGAATCCCTGAGGAAACAAAGAAGTATCACACTCATATCTTAAGATGAGttcatcaaaaaccctaatcaaaacCCTGATTAAGAACCCAACTCGGATCAAATCCAAGTATCAAGCTAAGCAGCTTCACGCACAGTTCATCAGAACTCAATCACTCTCACACACATCAGCTTCAATCATAATCTCAATCTACACAAACCTCAAACTCTTGCACGAAGCTTTGCTTCTTTTCAAAACGCTCGAGTCTCCTCCTGTTCTAGCATGGAAGTCAGTAATCAGATGCTTCACAGACCAGTCTTTATTCTCCCGCGCGTTAGCTTCGTTCGTCGAAatgagagcttctgggagatgCCCAGATCACAATGTGTTCCCTTCTGTGCTGAAATCGTGTACGATGATGACGGATTTGAGATTTGGTGAGTCTGTTCATGGGTGTATCGTTAGGCTTGGTATGGATTGTGATTTGTATACAGGTAATGCGTTGATGAATATGTACGCTAAGCTTTTGGGTATGGGTTCAAAGATTAGTGTAGGtaaagtgttcgacgaaatgccacAAAAAACTTCGTGTGACGATTTAAaggatgaaacttgcattatgcCTTTAGGAATGGATTGTGTGAGGAAAGTTTTTGAAATGTTGCCTAGAAAGGATGTTGTGTCCTATAACACTATCATTGCTGGCTATGCACAGAGTGGAATGTATGAAGATGCTTTAAGAATGGTTATGGAGATGGGAACTACTGATTTAAAGCCTGATGCTTTCACTTTGTCCAGTGTGCTTCCGATATTTTCTGAGTATGTTGATGTTATTAAGGGAAAAGAGATTCACGGGTATGCGATTAGGAAAGGGATTGATAGTGATGTATATTTAGGGAGTAGCTTAGTTGATATGTATGCAAAAAGTGCTCGGATTGAAGACTCGGAAAGAGTGTTTTCACGCTTGTCTCGTAGGGATAGTATCTCATGGAACTCGCTTGTAGCTGGTTATGTACAGAACGGTAGATACAATGAGGCTCTGAGATTATTTAGGCAAATGGTGATGAAAAAGGTTAGGCCAGGACCTGTGGCATTCTCAAGTGTGATTCCTACTTGTGCTCACCTAGCTACGTTGCACCTCGGGAAACAACTTCACGGATATGTATTAAGAGGTGGCTTTGGCAGTAACATATTCATATATAGTGCACTTGTCGATATGTACTCGAAATGTGGGAATATTAATGCTGCTAGGAAGATTTTTGACAGGATGAATGTACATGATGAAGTATCATGGACGGCTATCATAATGGGGTACGCGTTACATGGTTTTGGACATGAAGCTGTTTCCTTGTTTGAGGAGATGAAACAGCAAGGAGTGAAACCGAATCATGTGGCGTTTGTTGCTGTACTAACTGCTTGTAGTCATGTGGGGTTGGTAGATGAGGCGTGGGGATATTTCAACAGCATGACTAAGGTTTACTGTTTAAACCATGAGTTAGAACATTATGCTGCTGTTGCGGATCTTCTAGGCCGTGCAGGGAAACTGGAAGAAGCATATGAGTTTATTTCAAAGATGCGTGTTGAATCGACAGGTAGTGTCTGGTCTACCTTGTTGTCTTCTTGCAGTGTTCACAAGAATCTTGAGCTAGCTGAGAAGGTAGCGGAGAAGATATTCGCTATTGATTCTGAAAACATGGGAGCTTATGTTCTGATGTGCAATATGTATGCATCTAATGGGAGATGGAAAGAAATGGCGAAACTGAGATTGAGAATGAGGAAAAAAGGATTGCGGAAAAAGCCAGCTTGTAGTTGGATCGaagtgaaaaacaaaactcatgGGTTTGTTTCAGGAGATAGATCGCATCCGAGTATGGACAGAATCAACGAGTTTCTTGATGGTGTAATGGAACAGATGGAGAAAGAAGGGTATATTCCAGACACAAGTGGTGTGCTTCACGATGTAGACGATGAACATAAGAGAGAGCTTTTGTTTGGACACAGCGAGAGACTGGCTGTTGCCTTTGGTATCATCAACACAGAACCTGGCACGACGATTAGAGTGACTAAGAACATAAGGATCTGCAGGGATTGTCATGTCGCAATCAAGTTTATCTCGAAGATCACGGAGAGAGAGATTATTGTAAGGGATAATAGCAGATTCCACCATTTCAACCGTGGAAGTTGTTCTTGTGGAGACTATTGGTAATGAAGTCTGAAATTTTTTGACTGTGTGTTTATCCAGAGTCAGAAACGACAACGTCGCATAGGTAACATACGTTACATTACAGTGCTTGTAGTGCTAGGCAAAGAAATGAATTCGTACCGCTAAAGTGAAAACAATTCTTTTTGTGGTGTGTAATTGGGATAGTTCTTGAGATGTAACTCAATTCTCATATGACCATGTGATCTTTCAGAGCTCAGACCAACAGTATCATCGATAGCCGCCTATGTGGTCATATGTGATCTTATATCATTTAGTTCGGCCTAACTTTACAATTATCTCTTCTGTTTAGTGGTCTCTCATAATGCATAGTTGTTCTTTAATCTTAGAATGGCAAACACGTTTTCAATAAAATGTTGCTTTGCCTACAAATTATACATTTATCTTATTAGTTATAACGATCATGGACAATAACGAATAACGAATAACGAATAacttattttttgctttttcagaACAATAAAGTACTATATAGTTACAGGACCGAGTTAGCACTTAGTTTGTTTAATCGCGTGGTGGTCTGAACATAGTGAAATCATTACATAGTAGCGGAGAAGCTTTTTGACCAACGACACTAACCTACGACACTTTACTTTCCTTTTGGACACCAACCTACGACAACTTCacttataaatatttctattcttctttcttttgtcttaagtctctcatcctcctcttcttcctcctattCTCTGTCTACTTCCTCTCCGCGTCCATCGCTGACGATGAAGCGACAATGCTCACTTTGGCTAAATCGTTTAGTCATCCGCCAACAGACTGGTCAACAACTACCTCGTCTAACAACTACTGCCGATGGACTGGCATAAGCTGATCTCCGGCCGCGTTTCCATTGTGAATCTCGAGAAAGGTTTAGTCGGGTTTATTTCTCCGGCCATTGCAAATCTCACTTCTTTGAAAAGTATCTACTTTAATGACAACAAGTTAACCGGCATTATACCTAAGGAGTTGACATTTATGACTAGTCTACGGTTCATCGACGTCTCCAACACCAACCTCACCGGGAAAATACCGAAGTTCCCGGCTTCGGTTAAGTTTATTTACAAACCTGGTAACTCTTTGATGGAAACTATTGCGGGAGATTCTTCGACAAAACATGGAACCGATGCTAGTTGGAGTGTTGTAAAGGCTTGTGTGATCACTTTCGCAATCAcgatttttcttgtctttttaggATAGGTGGCTCGAAAAATCGTTCTAAAAATGAGGAACAGGGCGAGCGATGATGTCTCTGATGTTGGTGGATCTGCCAATGGACATGGAGAAGGAGAACATAACGTCAACACAAGTACTGATGAAAATTGTAGGGATCCTTTGGTTCTTGAAGGTGGAATCGTTTCTTTTTCAGTGGAGGCTCTTCGTGAGGCTACAAATGGTTTCAGTGACGAGAACATATTGGGAAGCGGTGGTTTTGGTGTTGTGTATTCGGGAAAGTTACAAGATGAAAACAAAGTTGCTGTCAAGAGGATGAACCTTTCATCAATGGGTGGTCAAAGAACGACACAGTTTGACGCCGAGATTGCCGTGCTCGCCAAGGTTAGACACAGACACGTGATCGCTCTATTGGGTTACTGTGTCAACGAGGACGAGAGATTGCTAGTGTACGAGCACATGTGACAGGGAAATCTAGGACAGCATTTGTTCGAGCCAGATAAACATGGTTACTCTTCTCTGACTTGGGAACAGAGAGTGAGCTAGAATCGCTCTGGACGTGGCACAAGGTGTTGAGTATTTCCATCGTTTTGCTCCAAAACACTCCATTTTCTCTAAATTATGTTTCTATATTCAACACtttgtgtatattttatatgtatgaATATTCCATTTCTCTAAGTTCTGTTTCTATATCCAACACTTTGTGTGTATattctatatgtatatatataatacatgcGTGCGTGTGTAAATCATAAGGAATAATCAACGCCAAAAACTCTTTATACGCTGCTTCATTGTATCCAGACACACAGGtttgtgatgattttttttttctttttttttgtgtgctctTGATGAAGTGTAATATTGATATCGGTCAGAGGATCAAGACTTCAGGGTTTATGTTTAGTAGTGTAACTCCTTGTTACTTGTTTAGCGAACTAACTACACGTTCTTGATCTGTCCTAAGGAAGATAACGTTATCGCATCCTTCGGAGCCATCGTACGTGGAACATCGTGAAAAGGGTTACGATCATGCTACTCTCCGAACACCGACGGTATCAATCCAGGTTCGTACTTCGCCGCCGATCAAGTCGAATCGttagtttttagtttcttgatttttattggttttgatGTGGTCAGACTCACGCACTAACACGAGGATCGAAGACTGTTACATAATCTCCGGCGACGAACACGTTCTTGATCTGTCCTAAAGAAGATAACGATTGTCTTGGTAACTCCACTTCTACTTGTTATTTAACTAGCATTATACTTATACCCGGTGCATaggaaaagtttttttttttaatctttaattgcattccaattttacaaaaataaagtgAATCTAGAAAATTTTTCTTATAGTTAACGTACttaatttaaaaatcacatGGCACACATTAATTGACTAAAAATATGCCACAAATACTCCATAAAACATAGTTATAGtaatattgacatttttttctcttcatttttttctggtTTAGCTTCGATATTCTTACCACATATCACTGTTTCATTGATCAACTAACATATATTtagttgaaatatatatatatatatatatatacttttttgttttccattttaagacgtatttttattaaattttatatttctaaaaattatatgttttcacGTTAACTGAATactgatttttttcaaaattatgtagtattacttttttctttttttcatttctccACAATTcccttttatatataattaattttcaaatatttttttacttatatatgtCAAAGGATGATAAAGTGTGTGCTTTAGAATATAAAGGATTTCgttttgtattttatcttaaattataaaattatctattaatatcttttaaacatattaatttttaattattagttatatttaattttattaattagttatatttttaatcat comes from Camelina sativa cultivar DH55 chromosome 19, Cs, whole genome shotgun sequence and encodes:
- the LOC104766244 gene encoding serine/threonine-protein kinase tricorner-like, with the protein product MDTAKAWLNKLKSKGKEKSSKKKEATRSNVKDGSKTAGGEEAVSNVTKQKAAAAKQYIENHYKKQVQSQQQRKERRDMLENKLAAAEVPEEEQKNLLKDLEKKETEYMRRQRHKMGTDDFEPLTMIGKGAFGEVRICREKGTGHVYAMKKLKKSEMLRRGQVEHVKAERNLLAEVDSNCIVKLYCSFQDEEYLYLIMEYLPGGDMMTLLMRKDTLTEDEARFYVGETVLAIESIHKHNYIHRDIKPDNLLLDRSGHMKLSDFGLCKPLDCSILQEKDFIVAHNVSGALQSDGRPVAPRRTRSQMEQLQNWQRNRRMLAYSTVGTPDYIAPEVLLKKGYGMECDWWSLGAIMYEMLVGFPPFYSDEPMTTCRKIVNWRNYLKFPDEVRLSPEAKDLICKLLCNVEQRLGTKGANEIKEHPWFRGVEWEKLYQMKAAFIPKVNDELDTQNFEKFEETDKQVPKMSKSGPWRKMLSSKDINFVGYTYKNVEIVNDDQLPGIAELKKKSTKPKRPSIKSLFEDESASSTTSHQGSFLKLLPTQIEVPEKEGKSSSFSETLSSSAARFDNATA
- the LOC104766245 gene encoding uncharacterized protein At4g14342, whose product is MQASDRFNINSQLEHLQAKYAGTGHADLSRFEWAVNIQRDSYASYIGHYPMLSYFAIAENESIGRERYNFMQKMLLPCGLPPEREDE
- the LOC104766246 gene encoding putative pentatricopeptide repeat-containing protein At3g23330 isoform X1, whose product is MSSSKTLIKTLIKNPTRIKSKYQAKQLHAQFIRTQSLSHTSASIIISIYTNLKLLHEALLLFKTLESPPVLAWKSVIRCFTDQSLFSRALASFVEMRASGRCPDHNVFPSVLKSCTMMTDLRFGESVHGCIVRLGMDCDLYTGNALMNMYAKLLGMGSKISVGKVFDEMPQKTSCDDLKDETCIMPLGMDCVRKVFEMLPRKDVVSYNTIIAGYAQSGMYEDALRMVMEMGTTDLKPDAFTLSSVLPIFSEYVDVIKGKEIHGYAIRKGIDSDVYLGSSLVDMYAKSARIEDSERVFSRLSRRDSISWNSLVAGYVQNGRYNEALRLFRQMVMKKVRPGPVAFSSVIPTCAHLATLHLGKQLHGYVLRGGFGSNIFIYSALVDMYSKCGNINAARKIFDRMNVHDEVSWTAIIMGYALHGFGHEAVSLFEEMKQQGVKPNHVAFVAVLTACSHVGLVDEAWGYFNSMTKVYCLNHELEHYAAVADLLGRAGKLEEAYEFISKMRVESTGSVWSTLLSSCSVHKNLELAEKVAEKIFAIDSENMGAYVLMCNMYASNGRWKEMAKLRLRMRKKGLRKKPACSWIEVKNKTHGFVSGDRSHPSMDRINEFLDGVMEQMEKEGYIPDTSGVLHDVDDEHKRELLFGHSERLAVAFGIINTEPGTTIRVTKNIRICRDCHVAIKFISKITEREIIVRDNSRFHHFNRGSCSCGDYW
- the LOC104766246 gene encoding putative pentatricopeptide repeat-containing protein At3g23330 isoform X2, with product MEVSNQMLHRPVFILPRVSFVRRNESFWEMPRSQCVPFCAEIVYDDDGFEICVGKVFDEMPQKTSCDDLKDETCIMPLGMDCVRKVFEMLPRKDVVSYNTIIAGYAQSGMYEDALRMVMEMGTTDLKPDAFTLSSVLPIFSEYVDVIKGKEIHGYAIRKGIDSDVYLGSSLVDMYAKSARIEDSERVFSRLSRRDSISWNSLVAGYVQNGRYNEALRLFRQMVMKKVRPGPVAFSSVIPTCAHLATLHLGKQLHGYVLRGGFGSNIFIYSALVDMYSKCGNINAARKIFDRMNVHDEVSWTAIIMGYALHGFGHEAVSLFEEMKQQGVKPNHVAFVAVLTACSHVGLVDEAWGYFNSMTKVYCLNHELEHYAAVADLLGRAGKLEEAYEFISKMRVESTGSVWSTLLSSCSVHKNLELAEKVAEKIFAIDSENMGAYVLMCNMYASNGRWKEMAKLRLRMRKKGLRKKPACSWIEVKNKTHGFVSGDRSHPSMDRINEFLDGVMEQMEKEGYIPDTSGVLHDVDDEHKRELLFGHSERLAVAFGIINTEPGTTIRVTKNIRICRDCHVAIKFISKITEREIIVRDNSRFHHFNRGSCSCGDYW